The following proteins come from a genomic window of Candidatus Thiodiazotropha sp. CDECU1:
- a CDS encoding phosphoglycerate dehydrogenase, giving the protein MYKILTLNNISVAGLDRLPRDTYEVASEITHPDAILLRSYKMHGMTIPETVKAIGRAGAGVNNIPVTEMTEKGIPVFNAPGANANAVKELVLAGALLAARNLGQAWRFATDLSGEDSVISKQVETGKKNFVGFELPGRTMGVIGLGAIGVKVANACRALGMNVVGYDPTITVQSAWKLASEVEQALSVDDLLSKSDFVTFHVPLTDATANMINAERLKLMKPGSVLLNFARNGIIDDEATVAALDSGQLYAYVCDFPSNLLKEHPRVITLPHLGASTKEAEDNCAIMVAEEVRDYLENGNIINSVNFPAINLPRNGGYRIAVVNSNVPNMVGQISTDLANEGLNILDMLNKSRDDIAVTLLDVDKQPGAELLQTLASIDGVLSVRSLSGRE; this is encoded by the coding sequence ATGTACAAGATTCTGACATTGAACAATATCTCCGTGGCAGGCCTTGATCGACTGCCCCGTGACACATATGAAGTTGCCTCTGAAATCACCCATCCGGATGCGATCCTGTTGCGTTCCTACAAAATGCATGGGATGACCATCCCTGAAACGGTAAAGGCGATCGGACGGGCCGGTGCCGGTGTGAATAATATTCCGGTGACCGAGATGACCGAAAAGGGGATCCCGGTCTTCAATGCGCCGGGTGCGAATGCGAATGCGGTCAAGGAGCTAGTGCTTGCGGGTGCGCTGCTGGCGGCGCGTAACCTGGGACAGGCCTGGCGCTTCGCCACGGATCTGTCCGGGGAAGATTCGGTCATATCCAAACAGGTCGAGACGGGCAAGAAGAATTTCGTCGGCTTTGAACTGCCGGGACGTACCATGGGCGTCATCGGCCTGGGTGCCATCGGCGTCAAGGTCGCCAATGCCTGCCGTGCATTGGGTATGAATGTTGTCGGTTACGATCCAACGATTACGGTTCAAAGCGCATGGAAACTCGCTTCGGAAGTGGAACAGGCATTGAGCGTGGATGACCTGCTCTCAAAATCCGACTTTGTCACTTTTCATGTGCCGCTGACGGATGCCACAGCCAATATGATCAATGCCGAGCGGCTGAAACTGATGAAGCCCGGGTCGGTGCTACTCAATTTTGCCCGCAACGGTATTATCGATGATGAAGCCACTGTGGCCGCCTTGGACAGCGGTCAGCTCTATGCCTATGTGTGTGATTTTCCGAGCAACCTGCTGAAGGAGCATCCAAGGGTGATCACTTTGCCTCACTTGGGGGCCTCAACCAAGGAAGCCGAAGATAACTGTGCGATCATGGTGGCCGAGGAGGTGCGTGACTATCTGGAAAACGGCAATATCATCAATTCAGTCAATTTTCCCGCCATCAATCTGCCGAGAAACGGCGGCTATCGCATCGCTGTGGTGAACAGTAATGTACCCAATATGGTGGGACAGATCTCCACCGATCTGGCGAATGAGGGGCTGAATATCCTGGACATGCTCAACAAGTCCCGGGACGATATCGCGGTAACCCTGCTGGACGTGGACAAGCAACCCGGCGCTGAATTGTTGCAGACCCTGGCTTCCATCGACGGTGTATTGTCGGTACGCTCATTATCCGGCAGGGAGTAG
- the serC gene encoding 3-phosphoserine/phosphohydroxythreonine transaminase, with amino-acid sequence MSRVFNFSAGPAMLPEEVLQQAMVEMLDWQGTGMSVMEMSHRGKEFMSIAEQAESDLRELLQIPESYKVMFLQGGASSQFAMVPMNLTREKSKADYINTGSWSKKAIAEAKRYATVNLAATTEETKFTTTPSQSELSLDPDAAYVHYTPNETIQGVEFPYLPDTAGVPLVADYSSTILSRPIDVSRYGIIYAGAQKNIGPAGLTIAIVREDLIGHAIDNTPAMFQYATHSDNGSMYNTPPTYGWYLAGLVFKWLKEKGGLTGMAAINQRKAEALYSVIDSSAFYANPVSPESRSWMNVPFTLANAELDGKFIAEASAAGLKTLKGHRSVGGMRASIYNAMPEAGVQALIDFMTEFERVNG; translated from the coding sequence ATGTCACGAGTCTTTAACTTTAGTGCCGGTCCCGCGATGTTACCGGAAGAGGTTCTGCAACAGGCAATGGTAGAGATGCTTGATTGGCAAGGCACAGGTATGTCTGTCATGGAGATGAGCCACCGGGGGAAGGAGTTCATGTCCATCGCGGAACAGGCCGAATCGGACCTGCGTGAGTTGCTGCAGATACCTGAAAGTTACAAGGTGATGTTCCTCCAGGGTGGTGCTTCGAGTCAGTTTGCCATGGTGCCGATGAATCTGACCCGGGAAAAATCTAAAGCCGACTATATCAACACCGGCTCCTGGTCGAAAAAAGCGATTGCGGAAGCCAAACGTTATGCCACTGTGAACCTGGCCGCTACCACTGAAGAGACGAAGTTCACAACCACCCCCAGCCAGTCGGAACTCAGTCTCGACCCGGATGCCGCCTATGTGCACTACACTCCGAATGAGACTATCCAGGGTGTGGAGTTCCCCTATCTGCCGGACACCGCCGGTGTGCCGCTGGTTGCGGATTACTCATCCACCATCCTGTCACGCCCGATCGATGTTTCCCGATATGGGATCATCTATGCCGGCGCGCAAAAGAACATAGGACCGGCCGGTCTGACCATTGCCATCGTCCGCGAGGACCTGATTGGTCATGCCATCGATAATACGCCGGCGATGTTTCAGTATGCGACCCATAGTGATAACGGCTCCATGTACAACACACCGCCGACCTATGGCTGGTACCTTGCCGGTCTGGTATTCAAATGGTTGAAGGAGAAAGGTGGTCTGACGGGTATGGCCGCCATCAATCAACGCAAGGCGGAGGCCCTGTATAGCGTCATCGACAGTTCCGCTTTCTATGCCAATCCGGTATCACCCGAGAGCCGCTCCTGGATGAATGTGCCATTCACCCTGGCGAACGCGGAGCTGGATGGGAAATTCATCGCAGAGGCAAGCGCGGCCGGTCTCAAGACCCTCAAAGGCCACCGCTCGGTGGGTGGGATGCGCGCCAGTATCTATAACGCCATGCCCGAAGCCGGGGTCCAGGCGCTTATCGATTTCATGACTGAGTTTGAACGGGTGAATGGATAA
- the gyrA gene encoding DNA gyrase subunit A, with translation MTEFAKEVLPVNLEDEMRQSYLDYAMSVIVGRALPDVRDGLKPVHRRVLYAMNELGNDWNKAYKKSARIVGDVIGKYHPHGDTAVYDTIVRMAQPFSMRYMLVDGQGNFGSVDGDSPAAMRYTEVRMARIAHTMLDDLDKETVDFVANYDETEREPAVLPARIPNLLINGSAGIAVGMATNVPPHNLTEVIDACVAVIDEPEINIDQLMAHLPGPDFPTAGLINGASGIKEAYHTGRGRIYMRARSEIETDESNGKQTIIVNELPYQVNKARLIEKIAELVKDKRIEGITELRDESDKDGMRIVIELRRGEVAEVVLNNLYQQTAMQSVFGINMVALVDGRPRLLNLKQLLEFFIRHRREVVTRRTLFELRKARDRAHVLEGLAVALANIDEVIALIKQAASPAEAKRELLAHHWQSGAVESMLSRTGADSTRPEDLSAEFGLTEQGYRLTEVQAQAILDLRLHRLTGLEQDKIIKEYEELLDKIADLLDILGSPDRLMQVIRGELLDIREQYGDERRTEIIENRLDLTLEDLITEEDVVVTLSHAGYAKAQPITTYQAQRRGGKGKIATATKDEDFVDKLFVASTHDTILCFSNMGKVYWLKVYELPQAGRNARGKPIVNLLPLEGEEQINAILPVREYDADRYVFMATSSGTVKKTSLEAFSRPRANGIIAVDLRDGDKLVGVAVTDGDQDILLFSSSGKAVRFSESKVRAMGRTACGVRGIRLEDEHRVVSLIVAAEGDVLTITENGYGKRTAIKEYPLHGRGGQGVISIQTSERNGAVVGAVQVIEEDEVMMISDGGTLVRNRVSEISQMGRNTQGVIMIRLSSDERLIGVERIESLDTEIDEDVDPDQTDTSD, from the coding sequence ATGACCGAATTCGCCAAAGAAGTACTCCCAGTCAATCTCGAAGATGAGATGCGGCAGTCCTACCTGGACTATGCCATGAGCGTTATCGTGGGCAGAGCCCTGCCGGACGTGCGCGACGGACTCAAGCCTGTGCATCGGCGCGTGCTGTATGCGATGAATGAGCTGGGTAACGATTGGAACAAGGCCTACAAGAAATCGGCGCGTATCGTGGGTGATGTGATCGGTAAATACCATCCCCATGGCGATACGGCTGTGTACGACACCATTGTGCGCATGGCCCAGCCCTTTTCCATGCGCTACATGCTGGTGGATGGACAGGGAAACTTTGGCTCGGTGGATGGGGACTCCCCCGCTGCCATGCGTTATACCGAAGTGCGTATGGCGCGTATCGCCCATACCATGCTGGACGACCTGGACAAGGAGACGGTCGATTTCGTTGCCAACTATGACGAAACAGAACGGGAACCTGCCGTCCTGCCGGCGCGGATTCCCAACCTGCTGATCAATGGGTCGGCCGGTATTGCGGTGGGTATGGCAACCAATGTGCCGCCGCACAATCTTACCGAAGTGATCGATGCCTGTGTTGCGGTGATCGATGAGCCGGAGATCAACATCGATCAGCTGATGGCACATCTGCCAGGCCCCGATTTTCCTACTGCGGGCCTGATCAACGGTGCCAGCGGTATCAAAGAGGCCTACCACACCGGACGTGGCAGGATCTACATGCGCGCGCGCAGCGAGATAGAGACAGATGAGAGCAACGGTAAGCAGACCATCATCGTCAATGAGTTGCCCTATCAGGTCAACAAGGCGCGCCTGATCGAAAAGATCGCCGAGCTGGTGAAGGATAAACGCATCGAAGGCATCACCGAGCTGCGTGACGAGTCGGACAAGGATGGGATGCGCATCGTCATCGAGCTGCGTCGTGGCGAGGTGGCGGAGGTGGTGCTCAACAACCTCTACCAGCAGACTGCCATGCAGAGTGTATTCGGCATCAACATGGTGGCCCTGGTGGATGGCCGTCCACGGCTGCTCAATCTCAAACAGCTGCTTGAGTTCTTTATCCGTCACCGCCGCGAGGTAGTGACCCGGCGTACCCTGTTCGAACTGCGCAAGGCGAGAGACAGGGCGCATGTGCTGGAGGGCCTGGCGGTAGCGCTGGCCAATATCGATGAAGTGATCGCGTTGATCAAACAGGCCGCCAGTCCGGCAGAGGCGAAGAGGGAGCTTCTGGCCCACCATTGGCAGTCTGGTGCAGTGGAATCGATGCTTAGCCGGACAGGAGCGGACAGTACCCGACCGGAGGATCTGAGCGCCGAGTTCGGCCTTACCGAGCAGGGCTATCGCCTGACCGAGGTTCAGGCCCAGGCCATTCTGGACCTGCGTCTGCACCGCCTGACCGGTCTCGAGCAGGACAAGATTATCAAGGAGTACGAGGAGCTGCTGGATAAGATCGCCGATCTTCTCGATATTCTTGGCAGTCCCGACCGGTTGATGCAGGTGATTCGAGGCGAGTTGCTGGATATACGGGAACAGTATGGTGACGAGCGTCGCACCGAGATTATCGAAAATCGCCTCGATCTCACCCTGGAGGACCTGATCACCGAAGAGGATGTGGTGGTGACCCTCTCCCATGCGGGTTATGCCAAGGCGCAGCCGATCACTACCTATCAGGCCCAGCGACGGGGCGGCAAGGGCAAGATCGCCACCGCCACCAAGGATGAGGATTTCGTCGACAAGCTGTTTGTGGCCAGTACCCACGATACCATTCTCTGCTTTTCCAATATGGGTAAGGTCTACTGGCTGAAGGTCTATGAGTTGCCCCAGGCCGGGCGCAATGCCCGCGGCAAACCGATCGTCAACCTGTTACCCCTGGAAGGGGAGGAGCAGATCAACGCCATCCTGCCGGTGCGTGAATATGACGCCGACCGCTATGTGTTCATGGCGACCAGTTCCGGTACCGTGAAAAAGACCTCACTGGAGGCCTTCTCCCGGCCTCGGGCCAACGGCATCATCGCGGTGGATCTGCGCGATGGCGACAAGCTGGTCGGGGTTGCCGTAACCGATGGGGACCAGGATATTCTGCTCTTCAGCAGCAGTGGCAAGGCGGTACGATTCTCGGAATCGAAGGTCAGGGCGATGGGCAGGACCGCATGCGGTGTTCGGGGTATCCGACTGGAGGATGAGCATCGGGTCGTCTCCCTGATCGTTGCCGCAGAAGGTGACGTGCTGACCATCACAGAGAATGGCTATGGCAAGCGCACAGCCATCAAAGAGTATCCGCTGCACGGCCGGGGTGGCCAGGGCGTTATTTCGATCCAGACCTCGGAGCGCAACGGCGCTGTGGTCGGTGCCGTTCAGGTGATCGAAGAGGATGAAGTGATGATGATCTCCGACGGTGGGACCCTGGTGCGAAACCGGGTCAGTGAAATCTCGCAGATGGGACGTAACACCCAGGGTGTGATCATGATCCGCCTCAGCAGCGATGAGCGTCTTATCGGAGTGGAGCGGATTGAAAGTCTCGACACCGAGATAGATGAGGATGTGGATCCGGATCAAACTGACACCAGTGATTGA
- the mtnA gene encoding S-methyl-5-thioribose-1-phosphate isomerase, which yields MDLPKQINQVTADDAILWRDGHLFLLDQRKLPGEVTFLELHSAAETARAITEMVVRGAPAIGITAAYGVVLAGSLAFQSSPEDWKGAIESDLESLRRSRPTAVNLFWALRRMAALIQTLPDNKDPGDDLLQEAVRIHTQDREANRRMGELGASLLEADSGVITHCNAGALATGGYGTALGVIRSAHKRGLIRQVFADETRPWLQGARLTAWELLQDGIPVTLLADGAAAHRMAQGGVDWIIVGSDRIAANGDVANKIGTYSLAVAAKHHGVKVMVAAPTSTIDMEIPCGSEIPIEMRDADELLSCGGRQIAADGAGVWNPVFDITPAELVNAIVTERGVVLSPNEKKIEKMMMNRPESL from the coding sequence ATGGATCTACCAAAACAGATTAATCAGGTCACTGCAGACGATGCCATCCTATGGCGGGATGGGCACCTGTTTCTATTGGATCAACGTAAACTACCAGGCGAAGTGACCTTTCTGGAATTGCACAGCGCTGCAGAGACCGCCCGGGCAATCACAGAGATGGTGGTGCGCGGCGCGCCGGCTATCGGTATTACCGCGGCCTACGGTGTGGTGTTGGCAGGGAGTCTGGCGTTCCAGTCATCCCCTGAAGATTGGAAAGGGGCAATCGAGTCAGACCTTGAGTCTCTGCGGCGATCCCGCCCGACCGCGGTCAACCTGTTTTGGGCGTTGCGAAGGATGGCGGCGTTGATACAGACCCTGCCGGATAACAAGGACCCGGGGGATGATCTGCTGCAAGAGGCGGTGAGGATCCATACACAGGATAGGGAGGCCAATCGCCGCATGGGCGAACTGGGTGCCTCACTGCTCGAGGCCGATAGTGGCGTCATCACCCATTGCAACGCGGGTGCCCTCGCCACCGGCGGTTACGGTACCGCCCTGGGGGTGATCCGATCCGCCCATAAGCGGGGACTGATCCGGCAGGTATTCGCGGATGAGACACGACCCTGGTTGCAGGGTGCCCGTCTGACGGCCTGGGAACTGTTGCAGGATGGCATACCCGTCACCCTCCTGGCAGATGGGGCCGCCGCCCATCGCATGGCCCAGGGGGGGGTGGACTGGATTATTGTGGGATCGGACCGGATTGCTGCAAATGGCGACGTGGCGAACAAGATCGGTACCTATAGCCTGGCGGTGGCGGCCAAGCACCATGGTGTCAAGGTGATGGTGGCGGCGCCGACCTCAACCATCGATATGGAGATCCCGTGTGGCAGCGAAATTCCCATCGAGATGAGGGATGCAGATGAGCTGCTCTCCTGTGGTGGGCGACAGATTGCCGCGGATGGTGCCGGGGTATGGAACCCGGTGTTCGATATCACCCCGGCAGAATTGGTTAACGCAATTGTCACAGAAAGGGGCGTTGTGCTCTCGCCAAATGAGAAAAAGATAGAAAAAATGATGATGAATCGGCCTGAGAGCCTCTGA
- a CDS encoding TRZ/ATZ family hydrolase has translation MPEQVDQLIHAEWIIPVVPENHVYSDHTLVVKRGRISAILPTDQVTSRFQSTQETTLRGHALIPGLINTHTHAAMALLRGLADDMPLMTWLNEHIWPAEAKWVSEEFIHDGTQLAVAEMLLGGTTCFNDMYFFPDITGRVASSAGIRAVLGLIAIDFPSAWASDGDDYLHKGLQVHDQFRTNPIIHTAFAPHAPYSVADPILERIRTLADELEIPVHMHVHETHDEIVQGLQHHGKRPMARLNDLGLLSPSLAAVHMTHLEAAELELFAASGGHVVHCPESNQKLASGFCPVVKLMKAGINVALGTDGAASNNDLDMFSEMRSAALLAKGVANDASALPAAKALSMATINGALALGLQQETGSLEAGKSADMVAVDLNRVNTLPVYHPISQLVYAAGREQVTHVWVAGRPVVSEGSLTTLDTQQMMAQTVDWRERIMASDVDR, from the coding sequence ATGCCTGAACAGGTCGATCAACTCATCCATGCGGAATGGATCATTCCTGTGGTCCCAGAAAACCATGTCTATAGCGACCACACACTGGTGGTAAAGCGGGGACGCATCAGCGCCATCCTGCCCACCGACCAGGTGACATCCCGGTTTCAGTCGACACAGGAGACCACCCTGCGGGGCCATGCGCTGATCCCCGGCCTGATCAATACCCATACCCATGCGGCAATGGCCCTGCTCAGGGGCCTGGCCGATGATATGCCCCTGATGACATGGCTGAACGAACACATCTGGCCTGCCGAGGCCAAGTGGGTAAGTGAGGAGTTCATCCACGACGGTACCCAGTTGGCTGTCGCCGAGATGCTCCTTGGTGGCACCACCTGTTTCAACGACATGTACTTTTTTCCCGACATCACCGGACGGGTTGCAAGCAGTGCAGGGATACGTGCAGTGCTTGGCCTGATAGCCATCGATTTCCCATCTGCCTGGGCCAGTGACGGCGACGATTATCTGCATAAGGGGCTGCAGGTCCACGATCAATTCCGCACCAACCCAATTATCCATACCGCGTTTGCCCCCCATGCCCCCTACTCCGTGGCTGATCCCATACTGGAGAGAATCCGCACTCTGGCGGATGAACTTGAGATACCTGTACATATGCATGTTCATGAAACCCATGACGAAATCGTGCAGGGCCTGCAACATCACGGCAAACGGCCGATGGCCAGACTGAATGATCTGGGGCTGCTGTCACCCTCGCTGGCGGCGGTACATATGACCCATCTCGAGGCGGCCGAGCTGGAGCTGTTTGCCGCCAGCGGCGGCCATGTGGTGCACTGCCCCGAATCGAACCAGAAACTGGCGAGCGGATTCTGCCCGGTTGTGAAGCTCATGAAGGCGGGTATCAACGTGGCATTGGGTACCGACGGCGCCGCCAGCAATAACGATCTGGATATGTTCAGCGAGATGCGCAGCGCCGCCCTCCTCGCCAAGGGTGTGGCGAACGATGCCAGTGCGCTGCCCGCCGCCAAGGCGCTCTCGATGGCGACCATCAACGGTGCACTGGCACTCGGTCTGCAACAGGAGACAGGATCCCTTGAAGCCGGAAAATCGGCCGACATGGTTGCGGTGGATCTGAATCGAGTCAACACCCTGCCTGTCTACCACCCCATTTCTCAACTGGTCTATGCCGCAGGGCGTGAACAGGTCACTCATGTCTGGGTCGCCGGCCGACCCGTTGTCAGCGAAGGCAGCCTGACCACCCTGGACACGCAGCAGATGATGGCGCAGACCGTAGATTGGCGGGAACGCATCATGGCGTCGGATGTCGACAGATAA
- the ubiG gene encoding bifunctional 2-polyprenyl-6-hydroxyphenol methylase/3-demethylubiquinol 3-O-methyltransferase UbiG — protein sequence MSTEEINVDHAEVSKFEELASRWWDPHSEFKPLHEINPLRLEYIKRLAPLDGKQVLDVGCGGGILSESMAANGAQVTGIDMGEAPLQVARLHLLESGLEINYERIPVERLAEEQPEQFDVVTCMEMLEHVPDPASVVNACARLVKPGGNLFFSTINRNPKSYLFAIVGAEYVLKLLPKGTHDYAKFIRPSELQGWLREAGLTTLGMTGMSYNPLTQIYKLSSDVDVNYLVAATREA from the coding sequence ATGAGCACTGAAGAGATAAATGTTGACCATGCAGAGGTCAGCAAGTTTGAAGAGCTGGCGTCCCGTTGGTGGGACCCGCATAGCGAGTTCAAACCCCTGCATGAGATCAATCCGCTGCGCCTGGAATATATTAAGCGACTTGCTCCCCTGGATGGAAAGCAGGTGCTCGATGTAGGCTGCGGTGGCGGGATTCTATCCGAAAGCATGGCGGCCAATGGTGCCCAGGTGACCGGTATCGATATGGGTGAAGCCCCCCTTCAGGTTGCCAGACTCCATTTGTTGGAGTCTGGCCTGGAGATCAACTATGAACGCATTCCGGTGGAGCGCCTGGCGGAGGAGCAGCCGGAACAATTCGATGTCGTGACCTGCATGGAGATGCTGGAGCATGTGCCCGATCCCGCTTCGGTGGTGAATGCCTGCGCCCGTTTGGTCAAGCCGGGCGGTAATCTCTTTTTTTCCACCATCAACCGTAACCCCAAATCCTATCTGTTTGCCATCGTTGGTGCCGAGTATGTGTTGAAGCTACTGCCCAAAGGTACCCACGATTATGCCAAGTTCATCCGTCCCTCCGAACTCCAAGGCTGGTTGCGGGAGGCCGGTTTGACCACCCTGGGCATGACCGGAATGAGTTACAATCCGCTCACTCAAATCTACAAACTGAGCAGCGATGTGGATGTCAACTATCTGGTTGCCGCAACCAGGGAAGCGTAA
- a CDS encoding HAD family hydrolase, whose amino-acid sequence MTVKCVLFDLDGTFADTAADLHSALNQVLTQEGREEIPFEKVRPAVSHGSRAMLKVAFDIEPEDPGYTELQQQFLRIYANNIAVLTKPFDGMETLIEELEVRGIHWGIVTNKPAWLTDALMQKLGLDNRASAIVSGDTTPHAKPHPLPILHACQQTGIDPSQAIYVGDAVRDIEAGRNAGTKTLVALFGYLDENDDPLAWRADGQISHPMEILKWVD is encoded by the coding sequence ATGACCGTTAAATGTGTCCTGTTCGATCTCGACGGCACCTTTGCCGATACCGCTGCTGATCTCCATTCCGCACTGAATCAGGTACTGACCCAGGAAGGTCGGGAAGAGATCCCATTCGAGAAGGTGCGGCCTGCTGTTTCCCATGGCAGCCGGGCAATGTTGAAAGTGGCGTTCGATATCGAACCTGAGGATCCCGGATACACTGAACTGCAACAGCAGTTCCTGCGTATCTACGCCAACAATATTGCAGTACTCACCAAGCCATTTGACGGCATGGAAACACTCATCGAGGAGCTCGAGGTACGAGGCATTCACTGGGGTATCGTGACCAACAAACCCGCTTGGCTGACAGACGCCTTGATGCAAAAACTGGGCTTGGACAATCGTGCCAGTGCCATTGTCAGTGGTGACACAACGCCCCATGCCAAGCCACATCCGCTACCCATTCTGCATGCCTGCCAACAGACGGGTATAGATCCGTCGCAGGCTATCTATGTGGGTGACGCGGTACGGGATATCGAAGCTGGCCGAAACGCAGGCACCAAGACCCTGGTGGCCCTGTTCGGTTATCTTGACGAAAACGACGACCCCCTGGCATGGCGGGCGGATGGGCAGATCAGCCACCCCATGGAGATATTGAAGTGGGTTGATTGA
- a CDS encoding YciK family oxidoreductase, producing the protein MQDYNPDKDLLNERVILVTGAGSGIGQAAAKKFAEYGATVVLLGRNEHRLEQTYDQIEAAGWPTPALIPFDLEKAPTEDYYALGESLYQEFGQLHGLLHNAAKLALLSRIDDFDPVTWNSVIQVNLNAAFLLTQACLPLLRKADDASILFTSDRVGRKGRAYWGAYGVSKFAIEGLMQTLAEELESSQIRVNSIAPGPTQTALRAWAYPGEDPTSLPLPDQIMNNYLYLMGPDSKEINGQALSAQAVTQVDKS; encoded by the coding sequence ATGCAAGACTACAATCCCGACAAAGACCTGCTCAATGAACGCGTCATTCTGGTTACCGGAGCCGGCAGCGGAATCGGCCAGGCGGCGGCTAAAAAATTTGCCGAATATGGTGCAACAGTGGTGCTACTGGGACGCAATGAGCACAGACTGGAGCAGACTTACGACCAGATAGAAGCGGCCGGATGGCCCACACCGGCGCTTATACCCTTCGACCTGGAGAAGGCACCGACCGAGGACTATTATGCCCTGGGCGAGAGCCTCTATCAGGAGTTCGGTCAATTACATGGCCTGCTCCACAATGCTGCCAAACTTGCACTCTTGAGTCGTATCGACGATTTCGATCCGGTAACCTGGAACAGCGTCATCCAAGTCAATCTGAACGCTGCATTCCTGCTGACCCAGGCCTGTCTGCCACTGCTGCGCAAGGCGGATGACGCCTCTATCCTATTCACATCGGATCGGGTGGGCCGAAAAGGCCGGGCCTACTGGGGTGCCTATGGGGTATCCAAATTCGCCATCGAAGGATTGATGCAGACACTGGCCGAAGAATTGGAAAGCAGTCAGATTCGGGTCAACAGCATCGCCCCGGGTCCGACACAGACGGCCCTGCGCGCCTGGGCCTATCCCGGTGAGGATCCCACCAGCTTACCTCTGCCTGATCAGATAATGAATAACTATCTCTATCTAATGGGACCGGACAGCAAGGAGATTAATGGTCAAGCATTGTCTGCGCAAGCAGTAACCCAAGTTGATAAAAGCTAG